The sequence TTCATTTGCCAGCAGCGGCAGGTCGAGTCCCACCCTCTCCATCAACGGCTCGATGTAGGCATCGGATCCGTCACTGAGAATATGCAGGGGATACCCCTCCTTCTCGCACCATGCTGCGAAGCGTGGAAACGTCTCATCCACCGCGAAGCGGGAAAGAAACGTCTCAAAACGTTCCGCAGTGACATCCCGCATGGCCGCACACAGCGCGCTGTACGCGTCAGGAGCGGTACGGATGCCACGGAGCCACTCACCACGAATCCGGTCGAACACCGCGTTCCCGCAGAAGTGACGGAACAGCGCTTCGCCCACATCATCGTGCGTGATCGTCCCGTCGAAATCCGCGAAAATACGCACTGTCGGTTCCGGCAGCTGTGAGGTGAAGGACGGCATTTCAGGCATCCGCGCTTCCCTCCCGTTCTTCCTCAGCGCCCGATTCCTCTGTGCTTGCGCCTGAAATATGCAGTTTCTGCATATTTTCACGACCCGATGTATGCGCATTCTGCAGATTTTCACCGGAATTATGCAGTTTCTGCATATTTTCGTCGCCGGGATTATGCAGTTTGTGCATAATTCGTTCGACTGCGGCTGCGGCTGTGTACAGGCTTTCCTCGCCGAAGGCAGGGGCCATAAACTGTACGGCCAGGGGATTTCCAGCCTCGTCATTCCCGGCGGGAACGCTGATGGCGGGAATACCTGTCAGGTTCGCGGCCGTATTGAACAGATCGGTCAGGTACATATGGAGGGGGTCATCGAGTCGCGCTCCGAAGGCGAATGGCGGACCCGGGGTGACGGGGGTCAGTAAAAGATCAGTGTTGCTGAACACGCCGGCAAACTCCTCACTGACACGACGCCGCATGCGCTGCGCCCTGCCAAGCCAGTCGTGCTCCTCGCTTCCGGCCAGCAGGGTAACGCCAAGCATGATGCGCCTGTGCACCTCGCGGCCAAAGCCTTCGCCCCGGTTTGCCGCATAGCGCTGCATGAGCATCGAGAGCGGGAATGAGGAATGAGAATCCGTAGCTGACGCGGGATTCGGGGAGGCCGTTCCCAGTCGCACACCGTCGTAGCGGGCAAGGTTCGATGAGGCCTCCGCGTTTGCAATCACGAAATACGCGGGAAACACGGAGGGCGTAAGCGGCAGAGATACCTCTTGCACTTCAGCCCCCTTGCTCTCGAGAGCATCTGCGACAAAGCGCAGACGCATGCGTATTTCTTCCGGTACATCTTCAGCCATGTATTCGGTGGGAATGCCGATGCGCAGGCCATCGATAGTTCGCTCCGTGGCCACGAGATAATCCGGTACCGGAAGGTCGGCCGAGGTCGCATCCGCCGGATCGTGTCCGGCAAGAACACCGAGCAGACGCGCGTTGTCGCGTACGCAGGAGGTTATCGGACCGATTTGATCGCAGGATGACGCAAAAGCGATGAGTCCGCTGCGCGAGACGCGTCCCCAGGTCGGTTTCATTCCCACCGTTCCGGTGTAGGCGGCGGGCTGACGGACCGACCCACCGGTATCGCTCCCGAGTGCGGCGTGAAGGAGTCCGGCCGCGACCGCCGCTGCGCTTCCGCTGCTGCTGCCGCCCGGCACGCGTCCCGGGAGAAACGGATGTTGTGTGGGACCGTAGGCCGATGTTTCCCCGGAAGACCCCATGGCGAATTCATCCATATTGCAGCGCGCCATGAGCACCGCGCCTGCTTTGCGCAGACGCCTGACGACAGTGGCGTCATATGTGGCGATGTGGTCGGTGAGCATGCGGGAGCCAGCCGATGCGGCTTTGCCGCGCATGCAGATATTGTCTTTGATCCCGACCAGGATGCCTTCGAGTGGACGGCATGTGCCCTCCCGCACCCTCCGATCGCTTTCCCGTGCCTGCCCGACTGCCTCATCGGCATGGATCTCCAGCAGGGCATTGAGCTGCGCATGACGGTCGCTGCGTTCGATTGCGCCGACAACAAGAGAGGCACAGAATTCCTTCCGTGCCTCTATGAGGGGTACGACATGTTCATACTGCATCATTGTAATTGATGTGCGGGGTATGCTGCCGATCCGTTACTTCTTCTCTTCCTTCTTTTCTTCAAGACTGATATCGTCCTGAATATCCTTTGCGGCTTTGCGGAACTCCTTGATGCCCTTGCCGAGTCCCTGTGCCAGATCGGGAATTTTCTTCGCGCCGAAGAAAATGAGGATAATGAAGATGATGATGAGAATTTCCCATCCGCCGATATTACCGAACATAACGAGAACCTCCTATGAGAGAGCCGGGACTGTGCCCGAGATAGTTTCAACCAGGGAAGCGAACACTCCGAGTCCATCGCTGGAACCCAGGAGTCCTTCAACCACGCGCTCCGGATGCGGCATCATTCCCAGCACGTTGCCCTGCTGGTTGATGATACCCGCGATGTTATTCTGCGAGCCATTGGGATTGGCTGCGTCCGTTATGCTGCCGTCACTCTCCGCATAACGGAACACAACCTGTCCGTTATCTTCGAGCGATTGCAGTGTATCCTTGTCAGTATAGAAATTTCCTTCCCCATGAGCAACGGGAATACGCAGTACCTGTCCCCCTGCATACTGCGAGGTGAACGCCGTCGAGGCGTTATCCACGCGAAGATTCACCGTCTTGCATACGAACTTGAGCGAGGCGTTGCGCAGCAGTGCACCGGGCAGCAGACCCGATTCGGTCAGAATCTGGAAGCCGTTGCATATTCCTATCACGTGACCGCCCCGTTCCGCATGCCGCACCACTTCCTTCATCACGGAGGAAAACCGTGAAATGGCACCGCAGCGGAGATAGTCTCCGTAGGAAAAGCCACCCGGGAGGATGACGACATCCACATCCTTGAGGTCGCTCTCCTTGTGCCAGAGAAATTCCGCCCGCTGACCGAGCACATGTTTTGCGGCATGATAGGCATCGTGATCGCAGTTCGAACCCGGGAAGACGACGACGCCGAATTTCACATCAGCCATGATTTACAGCTCCTGCAGTTCAAACGTGTAATCTTCCATGACGGGATTGGCGAGCAGCTTGCCGCACGCCTCATTGACCGTGCGCTCTGCCTCCTCACGCGATGTGGCGTCGACCTGAAGTTCAATCTCCTTGCCCACGCGCACACCTGAAAGCTGGCTGTAGTCCATCGACTGCAGCGCGTGTTCAATGGCCTTGCCCTCGGGATCGAGAATGGACGGCCGGAGTTTCACTGTGATAATCGCTTTGTACATGATGATCCTTTATGATTGCGAATCAACGGAAACGGCTTCGTTCTGTTTACGGTCACTGTCCGCGCTTCCTCCCCGGCGCCTGCCGAGTTTGCGCAGCTGTCTGCCCGTCGCGGAGAGCGGACCGCTGATGCCCAGGGCCAGGAGTCCGGGAAACAGCAGTTCGCCGGACGAAAGCACGACGGCCAGGGCGCCGGCGATGAAGATACCCATGCGCACCGGCTGTGCGCGGAATGTGGAAAGCGAGATTTTCGGGATAACCGGGTAGCGCACGGTGCTGATCATCAGCGTGCCGCATCCCGCGGTGAGTGCGATAAGCGCATACTGCAGCTGTTCGGAAGCGATGACTTCCGCGGGATGGAAATACAGGACGAAGGAGACCAGCGTCAGCGCGGCGAGGGGAATCGGCATCCCGGTAAAATGATCTTTGGAAAACCCGACCAGCTGCACGTTGAAACGGGCCAGGCGCAATGCGCCGAGAATGAGTGGTGTGGCCGAGACAAGCATGCCAAAGGTCCCGTACTCGTGCAGCACAAGAGAATAAATCAAAAACGACGGAGATACGCCGAAACTCACGACGTCAGCGAGGGAATCGAGTTCGACACCAAACTCGCTCGCGGAACGCGTCAATCGCGCCATGAACCCGTCCAGCGCATCGCAGCCCGCGGAGAGAATAATGTACCACGCGGCCTGCACATACAGCTCCTGCACAGCAAAAATAATGCTGAGGAAACCGAAGAAAATGTTCAGGACGGTGAACAGATTCGGGACAATAGACCTGCTGAGACGTATTCTCAAACGGCGTTTCCGTGTATAGATAAGTGATCGGTCAGCCCGCGTTTCGAGCCTGCTTCCGAAAAAGAAACAGCGGAGGCTTCCCGCAGGCTGCTACTGCGGGACGGTGGCGAGTACGGTTTCTCCCGCCACGACATGCTGATCCATCTTGACATGCAGCTGCGCATCGACGGGCATCAGCACGTCGACACGTGAACCGAATTTAATCATCCCGAAGCGCTTTCCCGCGACGGCACTGTCGCCGATGGCGATGGGACACACGATGCGGCGGGCCACGAAGCCCGCGATCTGTTTGAACAGCACCTTGTAGCCACCGGCGTCTATACCGATAAGCGTGCGCTCGTTGAGGTCGCTGGATTTGTCCTCAAACGCCATGACATAACGTCCTTCGACATAGCGAAAGAACTCCACCGTTCCGTTGACGGGCCAGCGGTTGACATGAACGTTGAGGGGGGACATGAAAATGCAGACCTGTTTCGCCCTGCCGCCGAGATATTCCGATTCTTCCACTTCTGAAATGTTCACGATCTTGCCGTCTGCGGGAGAGATGATGCCACCCGCAACGACGGGGGTACTGCGGTCAGGATCGCGGAAAAAATTCAGCGTGAAAAGAAACACCGCGGCGCCGACCGCAATGAGCACAATGCGCAACGGGAGATTGGATACGAAAAACCCGATGATCACCACGGCAAGCGAAATGATCAAAATGGGGATCGCAACATCAAGGCCGTATTTCGTCAGCATGCAGGGTAAATCCGGTACTGTAATAAGGATGCGGGCACTGAAGGTCCCACATTCATGAATCCATGTAAGATATTGAAATCGCGCGTGGAATCATAGCAGGATGGCCCATGCCGACTGCTTCCTGGTTGTTTTTCGACGGCGTGCGGCGTAATTTTGTTGTTTGTGATAAACAGAGGAAAACCGTGACCGTTCGTCAGTTCCTGTTCCGTAATCGAAGTTATACTCCCCTGCCCTTCCTGGTTGTGATGCTGGTGTTCGCACAGCCGACGCTGAGCAGTCTGCTCATCGGTTTTGTCGTCTCCGCACTCGGGGAATTTCTCCGTGCCTGGGGCGTGTTTTATGTCGGCAGCGAAACCCGGGTCACGGGTGAAGTCGGTGCAAGCAAGCTTGTCACGTCGGGACCTTTCGCCTTCGTGCGAAATCCCCTTTACGTGGGCAACATCCTGATTTATCTCGGCATCGGCATCATGTCACTGGCCCTGTGGCCATGGCTGCAAATCGCGGCACTTGTATGGTTCCTTTTCCAGTACACGATGATCGTCAAGGAAGAAGAAGATTTCCTTCGTGAAAAATTCGGACAGGAATATGAGGACTACTGTAAAAAGGTGCCGCGCTTTCTCTTCCGTCTGACACCGTATCGCTCATGGCATCCGGTGGATATTGACTGGAAAGCAGGCTGGCAGTCGGAAACACGTACGCTGCAGGCATTCTCTATTGCGACATTAGTGTTGATCATTATATACATCGTTCGCTGACAGGCTTCAGCGGCACAATCATTTCAGAGGAGTCATGAGCCCCAGGGCACCTGTTATCATGCTGGTCGCCGGGGAGGCGTCCGGCGATCTGTACGGGGCACGCCTCATCCGGGAGTTCCGTTCGGAACATCCTGACGCCGTATTCTTCGGTATCGGCGGTGATCA is a genomic window of bacterium containing:
- a CDS encoding HAD-IB family phosphatase, with translation MPEMPSFTSQLPEPTVRIFADFDGTITHDDVGEALFRHFCGNAVFDRIRGEWLRGIRTAPDAYSALCAAMRDVTAERFETFLSRFAVDETFPRFAAWCEKEGYPLHILSDGSDAYIEPLMERVGLDLPLLANELRIEGNKVEMRFPHFDPRCPEIANCKSNHVALLAQDEDLIIYIGDGSSDFDAAMYADLVFARGELEQFCQEQNVTFRRFYNFTTVREQLSLMLHQHNLRKRERAAVRRRQLWSMG
- a CDS encoding aspartyl/glutamyl-tRNA amidotransferase subunit A → MMQYEHVVPLIEARKEFCASLVVGAIERSDRHAQLNALLEIHADEAVGQARESDRRVREGTCRPLEGILVGIKDNICMRGKAASAGSRMLTDHIATYDATVVRRLRKAGAVLMARCNMDEFAMGSSGETSAYGPTQHPFLPGRVPGGSSSGSAAAVAAGLLHAALGSDTGGSVRQPAAYTGTVGMKPTWGRVSRSGLIAFASSCDQIGPITSCVRDNARLLGVLAGHDPADATSADLPVPDYLVATERTIDGLRIGIPTEYMAEDVPEEIRMRLRFVADALESKGAEVQEVSLPLTPSVFPAYFVIANAEASSNLARYDGVRLGTASPNPASATDSHSSFPLSMLMQRYAANRGEGFGREVHRRIMLGVTLLAGSEEHDWLGRAQRMRRRVSEEFAGVFSNTDLLLTPVTPGPPFAFGARLDDPLHMYLTDLFNTAANLTGIPAISVPAGNDEAGNPLAVQFMAPAFGEESLYTAAAAVERIMHKLHNPGDENMQKLHNSGENLQNAHTSGRENMQKLHISGASTEESGAEEEREGSADA
- the tatA gene encoding twin-arginine translocase TatA/TatE family subunit, whose product is MFGNIGGWEILIIIFIILIFFGAKKIPDLAQGLGKGIKEFRKAAKDIQDDISLEEKKEEKK
- the purQ gene encoding phosphoribosylformylglycinamidine synthase subunit PurQ — protein: MKFGVVVFPGSNCDHDAYHAAKHVLGQRAEFLWHKESDLKDVDVVILPGGFSYGDYLRCGAISRFSSVMKEVVRHAERGGHVIGICNGFQILTESGLLPGALLRNASLKFVCKTVNLRVDNASTAFTSQYAGGQVLRIPVAHGEGNFYTDKDTLQSLEDNGQVVFRYAESDGSITDAANPNGSQNNIAGIINQQGNVLGMMPHPERVVEGLLGSSDGLGVFASLVETISGTVPALS
- the purS gene encoding phosphoribosylformylglycinamidine synthase subunit PurS, giving the protein MYKAIITVKLRPSILDPEGKAIEHALQSMDYSQLSGVRVGKEIELQVDATSREEAERTVNEACGKLLANPVMEDYTFELQEL
- the pssA gene encoding CDP-diacylglycerol--serine O-phosphatidyltransferase — encoded protein: MRIRLSRSIVPNLFTVLNIFFGFLSIIFAVQELYVQAAWYIILSAGCDALDGFMARLTRSASEFGVELDSLADVVSFGVSPSFLIYSLVLHEYGTFGMLVSATPLILGALRLARFNVQLVGFSKDHFTGMPIPLAALTLVSFVLYFHPAEVIASEQLQYALIALTAGCGTLMISTVRYPVIPKISLSTFRAQPVRMGIFIAGALAVVLSSGELLFPGLLALGISGPLSATGRQLRKLGRRRGGSADSDRKQNEAVSVDSQS
- a CDS encoding phosphatidylserine decarboxylase family protein, with amino-acid sequence MLTKYGLDVAIPILIISLAVVIIGFFVSNLPLRIVLIAVGAAVFLFTLNFFRDPDRSTPVVAGGIISPADGKIVNISEVEESEYLGGRAKQVCIFMSPLNVHVNRWPVNGTVEFFRYVEGRYVMAFEDKSSDLNERTLIGIDAGGYKVLFKQIAGFVARRIVCPIAIGDSAVAGKRFGMIKFGSRVDVLMPVDAQLHVKMDQHVVAGETVLATVPQ
- a CDS encoding isoprenylcysteine carboxylmethyltransferase family protein; its protein translation is MPTASWLFFDGVRRNFVVCDKQRKTVTVRQFLFRNRSYTPLPFLVVMLVFAQPTLSSLLIGFVVSALGEFLRAWGVFYVGSETRVTGEVGASKLVTSGPFAFVRNPLYVGNILIYLGIGIMSLALWPWLQIAALVWFLFQYTMIVKEEEDFLREKFGQEYEDYCKKVPRFLFRLTPYRSWHPVDIDWKAGWQSETRTLQAFSIATLVLIIIYIVR